From the Clavibacter phaseoli genome, one window contains:
- a CDS encoding ABC transporter substrate-binding protein: protein MIPTSRTRALAGLGVIAATALALTGCTSAEPEASTTPVSGGTLVYASGDAEPECLDPHVGGNYPQALVSSQFLEPLVSLDGKGGITPWLADSWTWSDDGLGLTLELRQGVSFTDGTPFDADAVVANIRHVQDPATLSSTGYLALQAIADATAVDADTVQLTLSTPDSALLESLSQPWLAMESPAGIARGTDANCAQPIGTGPFSVERWDRQQSISLVRNDAYSSPPADAAHTGPAYLERIDWRFLPDAASRYAALQSGEVDVIDNAQPDAIASATAGGALGELDAPRPGASNRIELNSGQAPFDDERVREAFIRSADVDAGITALFQGTAERSYSPLASTEPAAVSDPDLFGIDADRAAALLDEAGWSAKDADGIRTKDGTRLTLRFPVSTNQSIPAEQSLFEQIQATTKQVGFDVQLEPMDLGSWYEALGDDAYELVSAPYTKAGPDVLRILYDTSGITPAPSGYFANHAKVSVPEIDQALAEARATTDLDRRNALYADVQQRVMAGYWILPLYDQQNHFLHGTAVQGLRALPSVSTPTLYDTWLAR, encoded by the coding sequence ATGATCCCCACCTCGCGCACCCGCGCCCTCGCGGGCCTCGGCGTCATCGCCGCGACCGCCCTCGCCCTCACCGGCTGCACCTCGGCCGAACCCGAGGCGTCGACCACCCCCGTCTCCGGCGGCACGCTCGTCTACGCGTCCGGCGACGCCGAGCCCGAGTGCCTCGACCCCCACGTCGGCGGCAACTACCCGCAGGCGCTCGTCTCCTCCCAGTTCCTCGAGCCGCTCGTCTCCCTCGACGGGAAGGGCGGGATCACGCCGTGGCTCGCCGACAGCTGGACCTGGAGCGACGACGGGCTCGGCCTCACGCTGGAGCTGCGCCAGGGGGTCTCGTTCACCGACGGCACGCCGTTCGACGCGGACGCCGTCGTCGCGAACATCCGCCACGTGCAGGATCCCGCGACGCTCTCCTCTACGGGCTACCTCGCGCTGCAGGCGATCGCCGACGCGACCGCGGTCGACGCCGACACCGTGCAGCTCACCCTCTCGACCCCGGACAGCGCGCTGCTCGAGTCCCTGTCGCAGCCCTGGCTCGCCATGGAGTCGCCCGCCGGGATCGCCCGCGGCACCGACGCGAACTGCGCGCAGCCCATCGGCACCGGCCCGTTCAGCGTCGAGCGCTGGGACCGCCAGCAGTCCATCTCGCTCGTGCGCAACGACGCCTACTCGTCGCCGCCCGCCGACGCGGCGCACACCGGCCCCGCGTACCTCGAGCGCATCGACTGGCGCTTCCTGCCGGACGCGGCCTCCCGCTACGCGGCGCTGCAGAGCGGCGAGGTCGACGTGATCGACAACGCGCAGCCCGACGCGATCGCCTCGGCCACGGCGGGCGGCGCGCTCGGCGAGCTGGACGCGCCGCGGCCCGGCGCCTCGAACCGCATCGAGCTGAACTCGGGCCAGGCGCCCTTCGACGACGAGCGCGTGCGCGAGGCCTTCATCCGCTCGGCCGACGTCGACGCGGGGATCACCGCGCTCTTCCAGGGCACCGCCGAGCGCTCGTACTCGCCGCTCGCGAGCACGGAGCCGGCCGCCGTCTCCGACCCCGACCTCTTCGGCATCGACGCCGACCGCGCGGCGGCGCTCCTCGACGAGGCCGGCTGGTCCGCGAAGGACGCCGACGGGATCCGCACGAAGGACGGCACGCGCCTCACGCTCCGCTTCCCCGTGAGCACCAACCAGTCGATCCCCGCCGAGCAGTCGCTGTTCGAGCAGATCCAGGCCACCACCAAGCAGGTCGGCTTCGACGTGCAGCTCGAGCCCATGGACCTCGGCTCCTGGTACGAGGCGCTCGGCGACGACGCGTACGAGCTCGTCAGCGCGCCGTACACGAAGGCCGGACCCGACGTCCTGCGGATCCTCTACGACACCTCCGGCATCACGCCCGCGCCGAGCGGCTACTTCGCCAACCACGCCAAGGTGTCGGTGCCCGAGATCGACCAGGCGCTCGCCGAGGCGCGCGCCACGACCGACCTCGACCGGCGGAACGCGCTCTACGCCGACGTGCAGCAGCGCGTGATGGCCGGGTACTGGATCCTGCCGCTCTACGACCAGCAGAACCACTTCCTGCACGGCACCGCCGTCCAGGGCCTCCGGGCCCTGCCGTCGGTCTCCACGCCGACGCTGTACGACACCTGGCTCGCCCGGTGA
- a CDS encoding ABC transporter permease, producing the protein MRRGRAVRASGSRRSAPLRAVGARIGGAVLVLWAVATVTFLAVRLIPGDPAQAILGGPGSQAPPEAVAAVRAEYGLDQPLLVQYLAQLGRLAQGDLGRSYALREDVVAVLARQLPDTLLLAVLALAVAWILALGLALVSSGAGRIAGALGAGVEIVAASLPHFWIGVVLILVFSTGLGWLPAVSGSSPAGLVLPVLTLAIPLAGFLGQIMREALLDALDSPFALAARARGESEAGVRLRHALRHAAAPGIALSGWAFGFLISGAVVVEQIFARPGLGRTALSAVTSRDVPVIVGVVLVVAVVYIVLTAVTDLLARIVDPRLVDARTGPVPAAAPVPAGVAPVADPAAAADAPAAAR; encoded by the coding sequence GTGAGGCGCGGCCGCGCTGTCCGCGCGTCCGGCTCCCGTCGATCCGCGCCGCTGCGCGCCGTCGGGGCCCGGATCGGCGGCGCGGTCCTCGTCCTCTGGGCGGTCGCGACCGTCACGTTCCTCGCGGTGCGGCTGATCCCGGGAGATCCCGCGCAGGCGATCCTCGGCGGCCCCGGGTCGCAGGCGCCGCCCGAGGCGGTCGCCGCGGTGCGCGCCGAGTACGGGCTCGACCAGCCGCTCCTCGTGCAGTACCTCGCGCAGCTCGGCCGCCTGGCGCAGGGCGACCTCGGCCGGTCGTACGCGCTGCGCGAGGACGTCGTCGCGGTGCTCGCGCGGCAGCTGCCGGACACGCTATTACTGGCCGTGCTCGCGCTCGCGGTCGCGTGGATCCTCGCGCTCGGCCTCGCGCTCGTCTCCTCGGGCGCGGGGCGCATCGCCGGGGCGCTGGGCGCCGGCGTCGAGATCGTCGCGGCGTCGCTCCCGCACTTCTGGATCGGCGTGGTGCTGATCCTCGTCTTCTCCACCGGGCTCGGCTGGTTGCCGGCCGTGAGCGGATCGTCGCCCGCGGGCCTCGTCCTCCCCGTCCTCACGCTCGCGATCCCGCTGGCCGGCTTCCTCGGGCAGATCATGCGCGAGGCGCTGCTGGACGCGCTCGACTCCCCGTTCGCGCTCGCGGCACGGGCGCGCGGCGAGTCCGAGGCGGGCGTGCGGCTGCGGCACGCCCTGCGGCACGCGGCCGCCCCCGGGATCGCGCTGTCCGGCTGGGCGTTCGGCTTCCTCATCTCGGGCGCCGTGGTCGTCGAGCAGATCTTCGCCCGCCCCGGCCTCGGCCGCACCGCGCTCTCGGCCGTGACCAGCCGGGACGTGCCCGTCATCGTGGGCGTGGTGCTCGTGGTGGCGGTCGTCTACATCGTGCTCACGGCCGTGACGGACCTCCTCGCGCGCATCGTCGACCCGCGGCTCGTCGACGCGCGCACCGGGCCCGTGCCCGCGGCCGCTCCGGTCCCCGCGGGCGTCGCGCCCGTGGCCGACCCCGCGGCAGCGGCCGACGCGCCGGCGGCCGCCCGATGA
- a CDS encoding ABC transporter permease — protein MSDPRAATLLAAAPSRPPVRILAVAGTAGAAIVVLALLVSALAPGLVAPGDPLAIAPAEAFRPPGAGHLLGTDESGRDVLTRVVHGAGPSLVIGVSATAIGLGLGAVLGLAAALLGRVADFAVNRVIEVVFAFPGLLLALFLIVILGPGIGSATLAVGISAAPGYARIIRGRVMSVRRSAYVEAATVLGRPPLVVLARHILPNTAAPLFVLGTLGVGQAIVWASSLSYLGLGTVPPDPEWGAMLAAGRTYIGSAPWLTVVPGLMIVLTATASTVLGRALERRVRAS, from the coding sequence ATGAGCGACCCCCGCGCCGCGACGCTCCTCGCCGCCGCGCCGTCGCGCCCCCCGGTCCGGATCCTGGCCGTGGCCGGCACCGCGGGCGCCGCGATCGTCGTGCTCGCGCTCCTCGTCTCCGCCCTCGCCCCCGGGCTCGTCGCGCCGGGCGACCCGCTCGCCATCGCGCCCGCCGAGGCGTTCCGTCCTCCCGGCGCCGGTCACCTGCTCGGCACCGACGAGTCCGGTCGCGACGTGCTCACGCGCGTCGTGCACGGCGCGGGCCCCAGCCTCGTGATCGGCGTGAGCGCCACGGCCATCGGCCTGGGCCTCGGCGCGGTCCTCGGGCTCGCCGCCGCGCTCCTGGGTCGCGTCGCCGACTTCGCCGTCAACCGCGTGATCGAGGTCGTCTTCGCGTTCCCGGGCCTCCTGCTCGCCCTCTTCCTCATCGTGATCCTCGGCCCCGGCATCGGCAGCGCCACCCTCGCCGTCGGGATCTCGGCCGCGCCCGGCTACGCGCGCATCATCCGCGGCCGGGTCATGTCCGTGCGCCGCTCCGCGTACGTGGAGGCGGCGACCGTGCTCGGCCGCCCGCCGCTCGTGGTGCTCGCGCGGCACATCCTGCCGAACACGGCCGCGCCCCTCTTCGTGCTCGGGACGCTCGGCGTCGGCCAGGCCATCGTGTGGGCCTCGTCGCTCAGCTACCTCGGGTTGGGGACGGTGCCGCCGGATCCCGAGTGGGGCGCGATGCTCGCGGCCGGCCGCACCTACATCGGCTCCGCGCCTTGGCTGACGGTGGTGCCCGGGCTCATGATCGTGCTGACCGCGACGGCGTCGACCGTGCTCGGCCGGGCGCTCGAGCGACGGGTGCGCGCGTCGTGA
- a CDS encoding dipeptide ABC transporter ATP-binding protein, translating to MSGGSVPGATPTPPALRVEDLRVSFDGVPVVHGVSLRIAPAECLALVGTSGSGKSVTARSLLGLAGAGADVRADVLEIGGRDLRAAGPRAWRRVRGSGVGLVLQDALSSLDPLRPIGREIGDALRIHGMRDPRARRARVLELLERVGMPDPATRVHQRSGELSGGLRQRALLAAALAMDPPLLVADEPTTALDATVQARIIDLLADLRTRGQATLLVSHDLAVVARLADRVAVMHDGRVVEEGPTADVLRAPAHRRTRALVAAVPTGVPRGVALSEARIDAAAAAPAASAAPHADDRVVLRATGVTRSFRGPAGSARTAVDDVSLEVRRGRTLGLVGGSGSGKTTVARLLLALEEPDAGVVTLDDAPWSGIPERERRGRRARVGAVYQDPLASFDPRWTVDRVLQDALAVAGLRGARAFDSPATLLAQVGLEPALLRRRPARLSGGQRQRVAIARALAARPDVLICDEPVSALDIAVQAQVLDLLDELQRRLGLGLLLISHDLGVVAHMSDEVAVMSDGRIVERGSADDVLTRPTHPVTRALLAAVPRLDPDAAPR from the coding sequence GTGAGCGGCGGATCCGTGCCCGGCGCGACCCCGACGCCGCCCGCCCTGCGCGTCGAGGACCTCCGCGTGTCCTTCGACGGCGTCCCCGTGGTGCACGGCGTCTCCCTGCGGATCGCGCCCGCCGAGTGCCTCGCGCTCGTCGGCACGTCCGGCTCCGGCAAGAGCGTCACCGCGAGGAGCCTCCTCGGCCTCGCGGGCGCCGGTGCCGACGTCCGGGCCGACGTGCTGGAGATCGGCGGCCGCGACCTGCGCGCCGCCGGTCCCCGCGCGTGGCGGCGCGTCCGAGGATCCGGCGTCGGCCTCGTGCTGCAGGACGCGCTCTCCTCGCTCGACCCGCTCCGCCCCATCGGCCGCGAGATCGGCGACGCCCTCCGGATCCACGGGATGCGGGACCCCCGCGCGCGTCGGGCGCGCGTCCTCGAGCTGCTCGAGCGCGTGGGCATGCCGGACCCCGCGACGCGCGTGCACCAGCGCTCCGGCGAGCTCTCGGGCGGGCTCCGGCAGCGGGCGCTGCTCGCGGCCGCCCTCGCGATGGATCCGCCGCTGCTCGTCGCCGACGAGCCGACGACCGCGCTCGACGCGACCGTGCAGGCGCGCATCATCGACCTGCTCGCCGACCTGCGCACGCGCGGCCAGGCCACCCTGCTCGTCAGCCACGACCTCGCCGTCGTCGCCCGCCTCGCCGACCGCGTCGCCGTGATGCACGACGGCCGCGTCGTCGAGGAGGGCCCGACCGCGGACGTCCTCCGCGCGCCGGCCCACCGCCGGACGCGCGCGCTCGTGGCCGCGGTGCCGACGGGCGTCCCGCGCGGCGTCGCGCTGTCGGAGGCCCGCATCGACGCGGCCGCAGCGGCCCCCGCCGCGAGCGCCGCGCCGCACGCCGACGACCGGGTCGTCCTCCGCGCCACGGGCGTCACCCGCTCCTTTCGCGGTCCCGCCGGATCCGCGCGCACGGCCGTCGACGACGTCTCCCTCGAGGTGCGCCGCGGCCGCACGCTCGGCCTCGTCGGCGGATCCGGGTCGGGCAAGACCACGGTCGCCCGCCTCCTGCTCGCGCTCGAGGAGCCGGACGCGGGCGTCGTCACGCTCGACGACGCGCCGTGGAGCGGCATCCCGGAGCGCGAGCGCCGCGGCCGCCGCGCGCGCGTCGGCGCCGTCTACCAGGACCCGCTCGCGTCCTTCGACCCGCGCTGGACCGTCGACCGCGTCCTCCAGGACGCCCTCGCCGTCGCGGGCCTCCGCGGCGCCCGCGCGTTCGACTCCCCCGCCACGCTCCTCGCGCAGGTGGGCCTCGAGCCGGCGCTCCTCCGCCGACGTCCTGCGCGGCTGTCGGGCGGCCAGCGGCAGCGCGTCGCCATCGCGCGCGCCCTCGCGGCCCGCCCCGACGTGCTGATCTGCGACGAGCCCGTCTCCGCCCTCGACATCGCCGTGCAGGCGCAGGTGCTCGACCTCCTCGACGAGCTGCAGCGGCGCCTCGGCCTCGGCCTCCTCCTCATCTCGCACGACCTCGGCGTCGTGGCGCACATGAGCGACGAGGTCGCCGTCATGTCCGACGGCCGGATCGTGGAGCGCGGTTCCGCCGACGACGTGCTCACGCGCCCGACGCACCCCGTCACCCGGGCGCTGCTCGCCGCCGTCCCGCGGCTGGATCCGGACGCCGCGCCGCGCTGA
- a CDS encoding helix-turn-helix transcriptional regulator, whose protein sequence is MDQLVIGRRIRHARKGAGLTLQALGERAGILPSQLSMIENGRRETRLSTLGRIAGALGVDVIHLLAADAPDARSALEIELDRAQRSSLYGALGLPAVPASRALPQETLEALVGLHRELARRARESIATPEEARRANTEQRLMMRQQDNHIPAIEELAERMLADVGHRSGALSHRSVSRMAEGLGFELIYVDDLPRSTRSVTDLGEGRIYLPPASIPGGHGLRSMALQAMAHRVLGHEEPASYADFLRQRLEINYFAAACLMPLTQSVAFLSEAKARRDLAVEDFRDAFGVTHEAAALRLTNISTTHLDLRVHFLRVGGDGAVYKAYENDGLPLPVDVTGAVEGQPVCREWAARGAFDRTNRTTEFHQYTDTPAGTFWCSTQTGSTSEGEYSISFGVPFGHAKWFRGRETTARSVSRCPDESCCRRADPEDAGRWRDRAWPSARLHAHILAPLPRGAFPGVDDRELYAFLDRHAGE, encoded by the coding sequence ATGGACCAGCTCGTCATCGGCCGGCGCATCCGGCACGCGCGGAAGGGCGCCGGGCTCACGCTGCAGGCGCTGGGGGAGCGGGCGGGGATCCTGCCGAGCCAGCTGAGCATGATCGAGAACGGCCGGCGCGAGACGCGGCTGTCGACGCTCGGGCGGATCGCGGGCGCGCTCGGCGTGGACGTCATACACCTGCTCGCGGCGGACGCGCCGGACGCGCGCTCGGCCCTCGAGATCGAGCTCGACCGGGCGCAGCGCTCGTCGCTCTACGGCGCGCTCGGGCTGCCGGCCGTGCCCGCGAGCCGCGCGCTCCCGCAGGAGACGCTGGAGGCGCTCGTGGGTCTCCACCGCGAGCTGGCGCGGCGCGCACGCGAGTCGATCGCGACGCCCGAGGAGGCCAGGCGGGCGAACACCGAGCAGCGGCTCATGATGCGGCAGCAGGACAACCACATCCCCGCCATCGAGGAGCTGGCCGAGCGGATGCTCGCGGACGTCGGCCACCGGAGCGGCGCCCTGTCGCACCGCAGCGTCAGCCGCATGGCCGAGGGGCTCGGGTTCGAGCTCATCTACGTGGACGACCTGCCGCGATCGACGCGCTCGGTCACCGACCTCGGGGAGGGGCGGATCTACCTGCCGCCCGCGTCCATCCCCGGCGGCCACGGCCTCCGCTCGATGGCCCTGCAGGCGATGGCGCACCGCGTGCTCGGGCACGAGGAGCCCGCGAGCTACGCGGACTTCCTGCGGCAGCGGCTGGAGATCAACTACTTCGCGGCGGCGTGCCTCATGCCGTTGACGCAGTCGGTCGCGTTCCTCTCCGAGGCCAAGGCCCGGCGCGACCTCGCGGTGGAGGACTTCCGCGACGCGTTCGGCGTGACGCACGAGGCGGCCGCGCTCCGGCTCACGAACATCAGCACCACGCACCTCGACCTCCGCGTGCACTTCCTGCGCGTGGGCGGCGACGGCGCGGTCTACAAGGCGTACGAGAACGACGGCCTGCCGCTGCCCGTCGACGTGACCGGCGCGGTCGAGGGGCAGCCGGTGTGCCGCGAGTGGGCGGCGCGCGGCGCGTTCGACCGCACGAACCGCACGACCGAGTTCCACCAGTACACGGACACGCCCGCGGGGACGTTCTGGTGCTCGACGCAGACGGGATCCACCTCCGAGGGCGAGTACTCCATCTCCTTCGGCGTGCCGTTCGGGCACGCGAAGTGGTTCCGGGGACGCGAGACGACGGCGCGCAGCGTGTCGCGGTGCCCGGACGAGTCGTGCTGCCGGCGCGCGGATCCCGAGGACGCCGGCCGGTGGCGCGACCGGGCCTGGCCGAGCGCCCGGCTGCACGCGCACATCCTCGCGCCGCTGCCGCGCGGCGCGTTCCCCGGGGTGGACGACCGGGAGCTGTACGCGTTCCTCGACCGGCACGCCGGGGAATGA
- a CDS encoding phosphoenolpyruvate carboxykinase (GTP) — MTTIQAAPPATAAGRARAAAASPAPRAAGPDAVPLPPGATAPALCRDPRIAEWVADVARLTRPDRVVWCTGSVAEYDRITREMVDAGTLIRLNPEWRPHSFLARSDPADVARVEDRTFICSADPADAGPTNNWRDPARTRAELDALLAGSMRGRTLYVVPFSMGPLGGAISQLGVQITDSPYVVASMALMTRMGDDALRLIGPDTAWVRALHGLGAPLVDDRGRRTADVPWPHNADKRICHFPEAREIISFGSGYGGNALLGKKCFSLRIASVMARDEGWLAEHMLLIRITSPEGRRFHVAAAFPSACGKTNLAMLTPTIPGWTVETLGDDIAWLRPDAQGRLRAVNPERGLFGVAPGTGESTNPVAMATVWGNAIFTNVAIRPDGDVWWEGMTPRPPAGLVDWRGQPWSPASGAPAAHPNARFTVGLEQCPSLADDWDDPDGVVVDAILFGGRRATNVPLVAEADDWEHGVFVGATMASERTAAAEGRVGELRHDPFAMQPFCGYDMADHWRHWLEVGRGLGAGAPRVFQVNWFRKGEDGTFLWPGFGENARVLEWIVRRLDGRVPVRPSPVGGLPRAEDIDVAGLELAAGALDELLSLDPELWLEELDAVDAHFARFGGRVPAELTDRVHAMRRRFREAAATASD; from the coding sequence ATGACCACCATCCAGGCCGCACCACCCGCCACCGCCGCCGGCCGCGCACGCGCCGCCGCCGCCTCGCCCGCACCCCGGGCCGCCGGGCCCGACGCCGTCCCGCTCCCGCCCGGCGCTACCGCCCCCGCGCTTTGCCGCGACCCGCGCATCGCGGAGTGGGTGGCCGACGTCGCCCGGCTCACCCGCCCCGACCGCGTCGTCTGGTGCACGGGCAGCGTCGCCGAGTACGACCGCATCACGCGCGAGATGGTCGACGCCGGAACCCTCATCCGGCTGAACCCCGAGTGGCGCCCGCACAGCTTCCTCGCGCGGAGCGACCCGGCCGACGTCGCGCGCGTCGAGGACCGCACCTTCATCTGCTCCGCGGATCCCGCCGACGCCGGCCCCACGAACAACTGGCGCGACCCCGCGCGGACGCGCGCCGAGCTGGACGCGCTGCTCGCCGGATCCATGCGGGGCCGCACCCTGTACGTCGTCCCCTTCTCCATGGGCCCGCTCGGCGGCGCCATCTCGCAGCTCGGCGTGCAGATCACCGACAGCCCCTACGTCGTGGCGAGCATGGCGCTCATGACCCGGATGGGCGACGATGCGCTGCGCCTCATCGGACCCGACACCGCGTGGGTCCGCGCGCTGCACGGCCTCGGCGCGCCGCTCGTGGACGACCGCGGCCGCCGCACGGCCGACGTGCCGTGGCCGCACAACGCCGACAAGCGCATCTGCCACTTCCCCGAGGCCCGCGAGATCATCTCGTTCGGCTCGGGCTACGGCGGCAACGCGCTGCTCGGCAAGAAGTGCTTCTCGCTCCGGATCGCCTCGGTGATGGCGCGCGACGAGGGGTGGCTCGCGGAGCACATGCTCCTCATCCGGATCACGAGCCCCGAGGGCCGCCGCTTCCACGTCGCGGCCGCGTTCCCGTCGGCGTGCGGCAAGACCAACCTCGCGATGCTCACCCCGACGATCCCCGGGTGGACGGTCGAGACGCTGGGCGACGACATCGCCTGGCTCCGCCCGGACGCGCAGGGCCGCCTCCGCGCCGTGAACCCCGAGCGCGGGCTCTTCGGGGTGGCGCCCGGCACGGGCGAGTCCACGAACCCCGTCGCCATGGCGACCGTGTGGGGCAACGCGATCTTCACGAACGTCGCCATCCGCCCCGACGGCGACGTGTGGTGGGAGGGCATGACGCCGAGGCCGCCCGCCGGTCTCGTCGACTGGCGGGGGCAGCCCTGGTCGCCCGCCTCCGGCGCACCCGCCGCCCACCCGAACGCGCGCTTCACCGTGGGCCTGGAGCAGTGCCCGTCGCTCGCCGACGACTGGGACGACCCCGACGGCGTCGTGGTCGACGCGATCCTCTTCGGCGGGCGCCGCGCCACGAACGTCCCGCTCGTCGCGGAGGCGGACGACTGGGAGCACGGCGTCTTCGTCGGGGCGACCATGGCGTCCGAGCGGACGGCCGCCGCCGAGGGCCGGGTCGGCGAGCTCCGCCACGACCCCTTCGCGATGCAGCCGTTCTGCGGCTACGACATGGCGGACCACTGGCGGCACTGGCTCGAGGTGGGGCGAGGCCTCGGCGCGGGCGCGCCCCGCGTCTTCCAGGTCAACTGGTTCCGGAAGGGCGAGGACGGTACCTTCCTCTGGCCCGGCTTCGGCGAGAACGCGCGCGTGCTGGAGTGGATCGTGCGGCGGCTGGACGGCCGCGTGCCCGTCCGCCCGTCGCCCGTCGGCGGCCTGCCCCGGGCGGAGGACATCGACGTGGCCGGTCTCGAGCTCGCGGCGGGAGCGCTCGACGAGCTGCTGTCGCTGGATCCCGAGCTCTGGCTCGAGGAGCTCGACGCCGTGGACGCCCACTTCGCCCGCTTCGGCGGCCGCGTTCCCGCGGAGCTGACGGACCGCGTGCACGCCATGCGCCGCCGCTTCCGCGAGGCCGCCGCGACCGCCTCCGACTGA